From the Bacillus sp. FJAT-22090 genome, the window TCCAGCACTAGTTACTGCACCAGTATGCACTACTACGTCTTTATCGTTAATAACTACGTGTGTTTCGAAAGAAAAAGAGTCTGCAATAGATTTATTTCCATTTTTCACATGTAAAGTTCCATTACCTGCTTTAAAACTTTCTGGTGTTATCACAACTTCGTATCCAGTTAAATTCCAAGTCTGACTTTCTCCCATTAATGATAAATAGTAATTACTAACTGACTTCTCATTACCATTACATCCTGAAAGTAAAACAACAAGTAATAAAAAAAGCATATAAAAAATTCTTTTACTTTTCAGTATCATAATGACCCCCTTTTTTCTACTATAATTGTATCATTCTAACTTTTATAAAGGTGCTTTCATCTTACACTAAACTGCTGCGTTAGTTTAAGTGTAACATTTCACGATGTATCGCCGAAATCTTCTTGATGTTTTGAACATAAAAATAGACCATCAAATTGATGGTCATGTTTAACTAAAGCACCCGTTAGTTCAATAAGCGATTTATTTCTTATGAACTTTTACATATACACTTCCAACTAGTCTATCTCCAATATAAGCTTCTGACTTCCACGCTTAATTACATTGTCGATACTTCACAAGTGTCAGATGTTCCCACTCTCTATAAAGTTGCTCTTTCGAAAGTATCTTCCAAGGGTTAAACATCGTTTGCCCATGTTTATTAAAATATAATTCTTCCCCAATATAATAAGCAGCATGTTGAATGATAGCATTTTCATCTTTCCAAATTACAATATCTCCTTGGTGTAGTCCTTCATCTAGAAACTCCTCATAGTGATACTGTTTCAATTTTTCAAGAAATGTTTTTTGATGTATCCATTCATAAATAAACCACTCTTGTTTCCCTTTTGAAATAGCAAACAAAACTGCCGCTAAGCAATTTGCACCTTGGAGATGACCAAAAGTATTGGCAAATGGTTTTAGATAACTAGGTAAGGACTTTGGTGATTCCTCACATTCTCCCTTATCCCACCATTCATAAACCATTGTTGTAAGTAGCTGTTCTTTAAATGAATCGTCAAGCTTTTCCCACATGGAACGCTGAATGACAACGTGCTCGTTCACCACATAACTTGAAGGTATTTTTTCTATCTCCTGTATAAATGTAACGGGTAGTACAAGCCCTCTTTCACTTTGCACTTGTGAATTTAAAATTATTTGTTTTTCCGCTTCGGATATACTTTCAATCCATTCTTTTTTAGCAATGATTACGTATTGAGCGTTCTTTATATTCCAGTACTCATAGCCATTTACATAATTTAATTGTCCATACGTACTATGATTATAAAACTCATCTATGGGCATTAATAACACATCTGTAAAGTCAATTTCATTATTAAGATGTTCTCTAGATAGGAAAAATAAATCTTTTTCTGGTACATAACTATCCATCCATGAAAGTAAGACTTTTTTTGTCGGCTTTATTCTCATTATGTATTCCTCCAAGTTAAATTTAGCTGCACATTGTTTAAATAACTCTATTTACATTAACCACGATTCCTCTGTAATTTAAATTCCTTTTCATGTTCTGCCTCCTCATATGAGACTATATTCAATGAAATAGAACAAAAATCCTTGTTCAACTAAACTGCCCCGTTAGTTGAACAAGAAAAAAAGAGCTGCCTTGCAACTCAGTGATCTTCAACCAAAGCACCCGTTAGTAAGCAGAAAAGGGTCATATCCTGTTAATGTATCACTATTACTTTAGTTCATTTATTTAATTTCATATTAGACTTTAAATTTAAGATAAACTCGTACCCAAAAGCTACTAACAATCCAGTCCAAAAAATTACAATGGAAGTAAAAGGCTCAATTCCATATATTAGAGAGTAAATATAGTTTATAAATAATAGCAACATATAGGTGTAAAAACCAAGTATTACTCCTTTTCTCAAATTAATTGACTCAATTTTAGACATCTTTCTGAAGAATTTCATTTTACCCTCCATTATATAAATTTACTCTTACTATTCTATTAATGCTTTATTCACCATACTATACCTGAATTATGATACCTTCTTTCGCTAACCTGTTGCGTTAGTTTAAGTGTAACATTTCACAATTGATTTCTGAGATCTACTTTATGTTTCGGATAAAAAATAGACCATCCAAATGATGGTCTTGTTTAACTAAAGCACCCGTTAGTTGAATAACTAAGCTTATTTGTGATCCTCAATAGTTTCAATATCACTAAGAAAAATTAAACCATTTCTTTTTATCGTGTATCTTACGAAGTATGTCTTATCTTTCTGAATTAAATTCATTACCATTGGTCCCCTAACAATTACTTTAATCTCTTCTTGATGTCCCACTGGGGCATTGGGGTTAAATCCCTTTATCCATGCTTCATTGTTATCGTTAGAATACCCTTTTTCAGTGACAGTAAAATCAGTTACAGTTAACACAGACGAAAAAGAATTATAAATTAAAAAAACAATCAAAAAGGCAACAGAAATTGTTATAGCCGACAATAAAATTCTTTTACTCTTCATAAAATTCCCCTTCCTTCACTATCCTGCACCGTTAGTTTAAGTGTAACATTTCACAATGGATTTCTGAGATCTACTTGAAGTTTTGGATAAATAAATAGACCATCTAAATGATGGTCTTGTTTCACTAAAGCACCCGTTAGTTGAACAAAGGAATAAAACTAACATTTCCCTTAGTTATATAAGTTCCATCAAAAAAGGCAAAAGTCCATACAGGATTAGCGTTCGTAGAGTTAATTATATGATGCAAAAGCGAAAAAAGTTAATAGTTGAAACTTTATAATTTCACACAAACTATAATCATTTTGACCTAACAACATATCAATTCCTACCGGAGCAAATCACTATATTTACTACCCTTTAAGATTTCCTTTGCACTCTTTTTTGTCCATTCCAATATAGAAATATCAGGATTATTATCAATGAAGCTTTCATTAATTTGATAACCTATTTTGTAATTCGAGAATTTCGGAATTTCTTTACGTGTATTGCCGTAAACCAAATTATTGTAAATACTAAAATCCATAGATTCGCCATTTACGCTTATTTCTTCTAACACCTTAGCCTCTTCATCATCTGATAGAGGCTCTGTCAAATAGACTTTTGTTTCAGGGTATACAATACTAGCAAAGGAATCTGCTTTGCCTTCTATCATGATTAAATCTAAAATATTATAATAGATTGGTACGCCATCATGCAAAAAATTAACTGTGTGATGATACTCGTGAGCCACCGTATATTTAAGCATTTCTTCTGAGACGGATGGGTCAATCATAAGTAAAAAATTACTTTCTGAAAATGTCATCCCACTTATTCCTTCTGCACTATTAATGAGAAACCATTCTTCAGGATTAACTGGAAAGATATAAATATTTGTATCTTTTCCAGTTAACAGTTCTGCCGATTCCATTATGGCTTCCTCTATCCAATTATTTATTTGTTCTTGATTTTCAAGTAGCTCATTCGTCTTTTTTTCTAACTGTTCTATTTCCCAAGATGGTGAAAGAGGGTCGCCTAATGTTATATCATTAATGGAGGATTGCTCTTTAAATGGTTCTAATACATGCTCTGTATAGATAGCTTTTTTATCAAGTTCAGGATTCTCACTAATTGTTCTTGCGTATTCCAACACTTCATCAAAAAATGATATAATTTTAAACTCCTGTCCTTTATATGAAAAATGGTAAGTAGTTTCATTAGAACTATTGTCACCATCCACTATCTCATGATCCTCTTCCTCTATTCCTTTATTGTGTTCTTTAACCTCTGTACAACCCCATATGAACATTACAAATAACAGTAAAATTGATAAGTTTTTAAAACGTCTCATTCTATCCCCCAGACTGAAAGTAAAGCACTCCTTGAGTTCAATAATTTACATATATTAACTTATTCAACTCGATTGCAAAAAAACCTTCTTATTCAACTAAACTTCCCCTTTAGTTCAATAAGAAAAAGAACTGCTTAAGCAACCCATGATCTCCAACTAAAGCACCCGTTAGATTAAGTACATTATTTCACAAACTCTTGATTTCCTTTCAGTTATTACAGGAATGCTGCTCTTAGCGAAATAACAAAAAGGACTCTTATAATTAAGAACCACCCCCATAAAAGACACTGATAGAGCATTTTTATAGCTATTGGTTTTTTATACTTTTTTCATTTACTTTATCGTTTAATCAATCGAATTCAAGGGGAAACCAACAGTTTACACCCTTGCAACTATACGGTTCTTTAGTTTTTTAGTGCAAATAAATATAATGAGTATAGGAGTTGATCATATGTTTTCTTCAAAAATAAAAGAAGAACGTCAAAAGCATAATATGTCACAACAACAGCTTGGAGAAAAGCTAAATATTAGTAGACAATCTATTTCCAAATGGGAACGTGGAGAAAGTTACCCTAGTATTGAATTGTTAATTAAGATAAGTGACATATTTGATATTACTCTTGATGAATTAGTAAAGGGGGATAATTCTTTGAAAGAGAAACTCATAAAAGATAGCCAAAAATTAGTCCATCCAAGGTGGAAATTATTTTTTGATATTCTTCTAATGATTGGATTTTTAATCATACTAGCTAAGATATTCATTATAATAGGTAATAAGTTATTTGATTTAAATATTGTGTTCTTACAGGATTCTCTGTTATTTCAAATTGGACCGTTTTTTATGACTATCATTGGAGCGATTGGCAGCGAATCTCTAGCCAAAAAATACAAATAATCATTTTGGATTTAGATTTATATACTAATTATATAGGAAAGTCCCCTCAAACTATCTGAAGGGACTTTTTTCAGTATATATCTTCTTCAACAAAACTGCTGCGTTAGTTCAATAAGAAAAAGCTACCCTTACAGGCAGCCACTTACTTAACTAAAGCACCCGTTAGTTGAAGAAGCTTAAATTTCATTTTCCATTTATTAGACCACTAAATTACTATTACTCTTGTAATTAACTCTTTTGACTTTTCCTAAAATAAACTCTCAAAATCTCGTCCATACCCCACCCAATGATTGAGATAAGGGTGGATGCAACTAAGAAGTATGTGTCACTAGCATTGAAATCTGTCAAAATAAACCTTGATTCAAGAGTCAACATAAATATAATTACAAAACTGGTGCCAAAAAATAAATGGACAATTAATGAAGAGAATACTCGTTTTTTACCAGAAAAATGCTTGTTCATTTTATCAGATAGAATAGATAAAGGAATCCCCCAAAAAAGAATAAAAGGAATTGTATACATACTAGTAAAAGCAACCAACGCTGGTACTTCCTTTATTGTACTTCCTTCTATAAGCATAAAAAACAATCCTATAATTGGTGCAGCTATTATAACTGTGAAAATAAAAGCCAATATTTTTCTTTTAATCACTTCATCCCTCCTTAGATTCTTCCCCATAATTAATACCACTCCAAAAGATTAAGCAGACAGCAGTTCAAATTTATTGAACTAACCTGCTGCTTTAGTTGAAGAAGAAAAAAGAGTTGCCTAAGCAACTCATTCATCTTTAACTAAAGCCCCCGTTGCTTAATAACTATTTCATTTTGATTTTTATAAAAAAGTTTGATCATTTTCTGCCTATATTATTTCATTCTTTGGTCAAACACCCTACAAGTAATCCAGACTATTAAAAATTAGGATGAGTCCAACAATACACATTATCCACGAAAGAGCCGATCCTGTATTATTAGCTATTTTCACCCGAAGCTTCTTAAGAGGTTTTTGCATCTTCCGACCAATCAAGAGATAGAAGAGAAATAACAAGAGGGAAGGCAGCACCATGATAAAATTGTATCCAGCTAAAATAGAAGACCATTCCATCCATGATAGATTAGAAGTAGTCATTATGCCGATTGCTGCAAAATAAGGAAATGCTGTACCTACTTCTATTAATGAAGTAGTGAATCCCAGAGCAACCATTGAAAGAATGCTTTTTGATTTTGGTGAAGGTAGGTCTGAATTTTTCTTTGTTGGAACATAAAAACTTGCGATGACCAAGATTGCTCCAATAATAAAGACTGTCCAGCTTACGATTCGATTTTGAAATACGCCAGAAATAATCTCAAGTAAAAAAACTAATCCTAACATGAGTGAAACTCCAATAGCAAAATAAAATCCTGCTACCGTCAATAAATAAACCAATAAACGTTTGGTAAGTTTCTCTTTATCTGTTAAAAGTAGAAAAACTGTTACCCCTAATGTGGCAGGGCTTAGCGTATCCAGTAGAGCCAACCCCCCTATCAGGAGAAGTAGTTCTGTACTCACTATTTTTTCCCCCTTAATCTGGGTGAGGATTATGCTTTTCAGCCATGAAAAATACATAAGCCTGATTCATAAACTCAAGTACATCCTGATCAATCGGATATAATCCCAGTTTCTCTGACTGCTTTGGCGACATCCGTATTTCCCACAACTTATCTAAAAATTCATGCTCACCATCAAATTCTTCTAAACGCTTTTCATCCATTCTTCTAATGATATTTTGTACTTTGGTTGCTTTTGGACCGTCCTTCATATATCGCTTTAACTGACCTATCAGAGCAATCCATTCCAGTGAATCAGAACTGTCACTTGTCAAATTGGGAACCTTTTCCCATAGCTTTATTTCTCTTTCTTTAAATATAGATTCGCGATAGTACTGCTGTATTTCTTTATCTTTACTGGATAATTGCATGATCTTCTGAATCGCAATCCAGTTTTCTTCTCCTTCTATAGCAATTCCATGTATCAATTCCCGTAAGGACAACTCTATTTTCTTTAAGTTATCCTGTTCTTTTATTACAAAAGCTAATTGACTCTTTAAACTATCCGACCAATCCCACTCATTGGAAGCGAGCATATCATTAATTTCATTTAAGCGAAATCCAATCTTTTTTAAAAATTGAATCTGCTGTAGTTTTTTTATTTCTTTATTCGTGTATAAACGATGGCCACCTTCTGTTTTGGATGTTGGTTTTAATAATCCGATTTTATCGTAGTGACGAAGTGTTC encodes:
- a CDS encoding DUF2268 domain-containing protein, whose amino-acid sequence is MRRFKNLSILLLFVMFIWGCTEVKEHNKGIEEEDHEIVDGDNSSNETTYHFSYKGQEFKIISFFDEVLEYARTISENPELDKKAIYTEHVLEPFKEQSSINDITLGDPLSPSWEIEQLEKKTNELLENQEQINNWIEEAIMESAELLTGKDTNIYIFPVNPEEWFLINSAEGISGMTFSESNFLLMIDPSVSEEMLKYTVAHEYHHTVNFLHDGVPIYYNILDLIMIEGKADSFASIVYPETKVYLTEPLSDDEEAKVLEEISVNGESMDFSIYNNLVYGNTRKEIPKFSNYKIGYQINESFIDNNPDISILEWTKKSAKEILKGSKYSDLLR
- a CDS encoding helix-turn-helix domain-containing protein, whose protein sequence is MFSSKIKEERQKHNMSQQQLGEKLNISRQSISKWERGESYPSIELLIKISDIFDITLDELVKGDNSLKEKLIKDSQKLVHPRWKLFFDILLMIGFLIILAKIFIIIGNKLFDLNIVFLQDSLLFQIGPFFMTIIGAIGSESLAKKYK
- a CDS encoding GAP family protein, whose translation is MSTELLLLIGGLALLDTLSPATLGVTVFLLLTDKEKLTKRLLVYLLTVAGFYFAIGVSLMLGLVFLLEIISGVFQNRIVSWTVFIIGAILVIASFYVPTKKNSDLPSPKSKSILSMVALGFTTSLIEVGTAFPYFAAIGIMTTSNLSWMEWSSILAGYNFIMVLPSLLLFLFYLLIGRKMQKPLKKLRVKIANNTGSALSWIMCIVGLILIFNSLDYL
- a CDS encoding MerR family transcriptional regulator — encoded protein: MIHINKVGELTGVTVRTLRHYDKIGLLKPTSKTEGGHRLYTNKEIKKLQQIQFLKKIGFRLNEINDMLASNEWDWSDSLKSQLAFVIKEQDNLKKIELSLRELIHGIAIEGEENWIAIQKIMQLSSKDKEIQQYYRESIFKEREIKLWEKVPNLTSDSSDSLEWIALIGQLKRYMKDGPKATKVQNIIRRMDEKRLEEFDGEHEFLDKLWEIRMSPKQSEKLGLYPIDQDVLEFMNQAYVFFMAEKHNPHPD